Proteins encoded by one window of Bradyrhizobium sp. B097:
- the soxX gene encoding sulfur oxidation c-type cytochrome SoxX, with the protein MAAPAQAQSAAEGERLAFDRGKGNCLTCHVIKGGELPGTIGPELTGLKAKYSRDELIAIVTDETKRNPQTVMPPFGRNRILSEKEIGAVVDFLQTL; encoded by the coding sequence ATGGCCGCGCCCGCACAGGCCCAATCCGCCGCCGAGGGTGAGAGGCTCGCCTTCGACCGCGGCAAGGGCAATTGCCTGACCTGCCATGTCATCAAGGGCGGCGAGCTGCCCGGCACGATCGGCCCCGAATTGACCGGCCTCAAGGCGAAATACAGCCGCGACGAGCTGATCGCGATCGTGACCGATGAGACCAAGCGCAACCCGCAGACGGTGATGCCGCCGTTCGGCCGAAACCGGATCTTGAGCGAGAAGGAAATCGGCGCGGTGGTGGACTTCCTGCAGACGCTGTGA
- a CDS encoding DUF938 domain-containing protein, giving the protein MAEFVVEFGKDGRPVEADGRLDAAAFHRNHQPIWAVLKDYLAGRSGDVLEAGSGTGQHVVHFAGRTPDIIWWPSDLHAAHLRSIEAWRAHAGLPNIRPPQPIDLSDPAWSPTPSDGKGPDKLLAIFCANVIHIAPWRVAEGLFAGATRHLRADGRLFLYGPFKRGGKHTALSNAVFDTSLRERDAEWGVRDITDVEALAQSVGLKLDGTFEMPANNMILTFVRKGDL; this is encoded by the coding sequence GTGGCGGAGTTTGTGGTGGAGTTCGGCAAGGACGGCAGGCCGGTCGAGGCGGACGGGCGGCTCGACGCGGCAGCGTTCCACCGCAATCACCAGCCGATCTGGGCGGTGCTGAAGGACTACCTTGCCGGCCGATCCGGCGACGTGCTGGAAGCCGGCAGCGGCACCGGCCAGCATGTCGTCCATTTCGCCGGTCGGACGCCCGACATCATTTGGTGGCCGAGCGACCTCCATGCCGCGCATCTGCGCAGCATCGAGGCCTGGCGCGCGCATGCCGGCTTGCCCAACATCCGACCACCGCAGCCGATCGATCTGTCGGATCCGGCCTGGTCGCCGACGCCATCGGACGGCAAAGGTCCGGACAAACTGCTCGCGATCTTCTGCGCCAATGTGATCCACATCGCGCCGTGGCGCGTCGCCGAGGGCCTGTTCGCCGGTGCCACGCGGCATTTGCGTGCCGACGGCCGGCTGTTCCTCTACGGCCCGTTCAAGCGCGGCGGCAAGCACACCGCGCTGAGCAATGCCGTGTTCGACACCTCGTTGCGCGAACGCGACGCCGAATGGGGCGTCCGCGATATCACAGATGTCGAGGCGCTCGCGCAGAGCGTCGGGCTGAAGCTTGACGGCACCTTCGAGATGCCGGCCAACAACATGATCCTGACGTTTGTCCGGAAGGGTGACCTGTAG
- a CDS encoding methyltransferase domain-containing protein: MDPQAELRIVRAAYSKQIMAAANVADARVMEAFAAVPREDFVGPGPWLILRWWTRDYVPTPEADPVYLYTNDLIALLPERRLNNGQPSLHAYLMHHAAPAAGEHVVHIGTGTGYYTALLAHLAGPTGRVTGIEYDPELAARARANLAPYPNVEIIAGDGTRASFDPADVIYVNAGCTRPAARWLDGLADGGRLILPLTSDEGFKGGAPEQIARSGAVFRVRREGAQYQATWISPVAIIPCDGGRDEASEKVLAEAFASGGWQKVTRLYRDADIPDERCWLRGDGWCLAYD; the protein is encoded by the coding sequence ATGGACCCGCAAGCCGAACTTCGCATCGTACGAGCCGCCTACTCCAAGCAGATCATGGCCGCCGCCAACGTCGCCGATGCGCGGGTGATGGAGGCCTTCGCCGCCGTTCCCCGCGAGGACTTCGTCGGCCCGGGACCGTGGTTGATACTGCGATGGTGGACCCGCGACTACGTGCCGACACCCGAAGCCGATCCGGTCTATCTCTACACCAACGACCTGATCGCCTTGCTGCCGGAGCGGCGCCTCAACAACGGCCAGCCGTCGCTGCACGCCTACCTCATGCACCACGCCGCACCGGCGGCCGGCGAGCATGTGGTGCATATCGGAACCGGCACCGGATATTACACGGCGCTCCTCGCGCATCTGGCCGGACCGACCGGCCGCGTCACCGGCATCGAATACGACCCGGAGCTTGCCGCGCGCGCCCGCGCCAATCTTGCACCCTATCCGAATGTCGAGATTATTGCGGGCGACGGCACGCGCGCATCGTTCGATCCGGCCGACGTGATCTATGTCAATGCCGGCTGTACCCGGCCGGCCGCGCGATGGCTCGACGGGCTTGCCGACGGCGGCCGCCTGATCCTGCCGTTGACGTCGGACGAAGGATTCAAGGGCGGCGCGCCGGAGCAGATCGCGCGCTCCGGCGCGGTGTTCCGTGTCCGGCGCGAGGGCGCGCAGTATCAAGCCACCTGGATCTCACCGGTCGCGATCATTCCCTGCGACGGTGGCCGCGACGAGGCGTCGGAAAAGGTGCTGGCCGAAGCCTTCGCCAGCGGTGGCTGGCAGAAGGTGACGCGGCTCTACCGCGATGCCGACATTCCCGACGAACGCTGCTGGCTGCGCGGGGATGGATGGTGCCTGGCGTACGACTGA
- a CDS encoding type II toxin-antitoxin system HicB family antitoxin, which produces MKRRLYPAVLERGPRGAFGAWFPDFPGCVAGGKSQEEAIERAEHALAQAVDGWVEQGHALPEPTPIERIVPPKGSDVAAFFMVGVDPPDPSERVNVYLPKSLIARIDKRAAELGMSRSSFFGFASSLALEWPGGYPRGAPIAPRSKVHKTGALRAEKRPGKKPAR; this is translated from the coding sequence ATGAAGAGACGGCTTTATCCGGCCGTGCTGGAGCGCGGGCCGCGCGGCGCGTTCGGGGCGTGGTTTCCCGACTTTCCCGGCTGCGTCGCCGGCGGCAAGTCGCAGGAAGAGGCGATCGAGCGTGCCGAGCATGCGCTGGCGCAGGCGGTGGACGGCTGGGTCGAGCAGGGCCACGCGCTGCCGGAGCCGACGCCGATCGAGCGGATCGTGCCGCCCAAGGGCTCCGACGTCGCCGCCTTCTTCATGGTCGGCGTCGATCCGCCCGATCCGTCCGAGCGGGTGAACGTCTATCTGCCGAAAAGCCTGATCGCGCGCATCGACAAGCGCGCCGCCGAGCTCGGCATGAGCCGTTCGAGCTTCTTCGGCTTTGCGAGCTCGCTCGCGCTCGAATGGCCGGGCGGATATCCGCGCGGCGCCCCGATCGCGCCGCGCTCCAAGGTGCACAAGACCGGCGCGCTGCGCGCCGAGAAGCGGCCGGGCAAGAAGCCTGCGCGGTAG
- a CDS encoding MFS transporter, with amino-acid sequence MIDVTAADEASDDARARSNVWRLAAAQALTGANSAVIFATGSIVGASLAPDISLATVPLSMYVLGLAAGTLPTGAISRAYGRRVAFIVGTLCGTLTGALGAWAILHSSFWLFCGATFLGGLYGAVAQSYRFAAADGASVAFRPKAVSWVMAGGVFAGVLGPQLVQWTMDIWPPYLFAFSFVMQALVALVAMAVLSGVDAPKPAAADLHGGRPLLEIARQPRFIAAALCGVIAYPMMNLVMTSAPLAMKMCGLSVSDSNFGIQWHIVAMYGPSFFTGSLIARFGAPVIVALGLALEAVAAMIGLSGITAPHFWATLFVLGIGWNFAFVGASALVLETHRPQERNKVQAFNDFLVFGMMAIGSFSSGQLLAHYGWNAVNMVVFPPVLLGLAVLSLASFAKRRAKLRAVEEIPDPSI; translated from the coding sequence ATGATCGACGTGACAGCTGCGGATGAGGCGAGCGATGACGCGCGGGCGCGCAGCAACGTGTGGCGGCTTGCGGCGGCGCAGGCGCTGACTGGCGCCAATTCGGCCGTGATCTTCGCCACCGGCTCGATCGTCGGTGCGTCGCTGGCGCCCGACATCTCGCTCGCGACGGTGCCGCTCTCGATGTATGTGCTCGGGCTTGCCGCTGGCACGCTGCCGACCGGCGCGATCTCGCGCGCCTATGGCAGGCGGGTCGCCTTCATCGTCGGCACCCTCTGCGGCACGCTCACCGGTGCGCTCGGCGCCTGGGCGATCCTGCACTCGTCGTTCTGGCTGTTCTGCGGCGCGACCTTCCTCGGCGGGCTCTATGGCGCGGTCGCGCAGTCCTATCGTTTCGCGGCAGCCGACGGCGCCAGTGTCGCGTTCCGGCCCAAGGCGGTGTCCTGGGTGATGGCCGGCGGCGTATTCGCCGGCGTGCTCGGGCCGCAGCTCGTGCAATGGACCATGGACATCTGGCCGCCTTATCTGTTTGCGTTCTCCTTCGTGATGCAGGCGCTAGTCGCACTGGTGGCGATGGCGGTGCTGTCGGGTGTCGACGCGCCGAAGCCCGCGGCGGCGGATCTGCATGGCGGCCGTCCGCTGCTCGAGATCGCCAGGCAGCCGCGCTTCATCGCCGCCGCGCTGTGCGGCGTGATCGCCTATCCGATGATGAATCTGGTGATGACCTCGGCGCCGCTCGCCATGAAGATGTGCGGGCTGTCGGTCAGCGATTCCAATTTCGGCATCCAGTGGCACATCGTGGCGATGTACGGCCCGAGCTTCTTCACGGGCTCGCTGATCGCCCGCTTCGGTGCGCCCGTCATCGTCGCGCTCGGGCTGGCGCTGGAGGCTGTCGCCGCGATGATCGGGTTGTCAGGGATCACGGCGCCGCACTTCTGGGCGACGCTGTTCGTGCTCGGCATCGGCTGGAACTTCGCCTTCGTGGGCGCCTCCGCGCTGGTGCTGGAAACGCACCGGCCGCAGGAACGCAACAAGGTGCAGGCGTTCAACGATTTCCTGGTGTTCGGCATGATGGCGATCGGCTCGTTCTCGTCGGGCCAATTGCTCGCCCATTACGGCTGGAATGCCGTCAACATGGTGGTGTTTCCGCCGGTGCTGCTCGGGCTTGCCGTGCTGTCGCTCGCCTCATTCGCCAAGCGGCGGGCGAAATTGCGTGCGGTGGAAGAAATCCCGGATCCCAGCATCTGA
- a CDS encoding MFS transporter: MDASSPTLHDESALGYEGWRIVVVCFLLATFGWGLGFYGQSVYVAELHKLHGWPASLISSGTTFFYLFGAALVAFVSEAIKAFGARSCLIAGTLAMAVAAVAIGEVREPWQLYLADALLAFGWAGTSLGIITNTLGLWFDKKRGMAISLALNGASFGGIVGVPLLVAGIGAFGFSGAMIAAAVALVVVMVPVILIFVGRPPVHLHAVTSAAADAPSAIQVRARALRDIRFLSVSIAFALVLFAQVGFIVHLIAYLDQVIGRERATVAMALLTAMAVVGRVSFSFVIDRLNQRLASALSFVSQAIALAVIINVHNDIAQIAACALFGFSVGNLITLPALIVQREFDPRAFGVLVSLITAINQITYAFGPGVIGLLHDLSGSYTLPFYGCIGLELIAAAAIMTRGRP, encoded by the coding sequence ATGGACGCATCATCACCCACGCTGCATGACGAATCCGCGCTCGGTTACGAGGGTTGGCGCATCGTCGTCGTCTGCTTCCTGCTTGCGACCTTCGGCTGGGGATTGGGCTTCTACGGCCAGAGCGTCTATGTCGCCGAGCTACACAAGCTGCACGGCTGGCCGGCGTCGCTGATCTCGTCGGGCACGACCTTCTTCTATTTGTTCGGCGCCGCGCTGGTGGCCTTCGTCAGCGAGGCGATCAAGGCGTTCGGTGCGCGCAGCTGCCTGATCGCGGGCACCCTCGCGATGGCGGTTGCCGCGGTTGCGATCGGCGAGGTGCGCGAGCCATGGCAGCTCTATCTCGCCGATGCGCTATTGGCGTTCGGCTGGGCCGGCACCAGCCTCGGCATTATCACCAACACGCTCGGCCTGTGGTTCGACAAGAAGCGCGGCATGGCGATCAGCCTGGCGCTGAACGGCGCCAGCTTCGGCGGCATCGTCGGCGTGCCGCTGCTGGTGGCGGGGATCGGCGCTTTCGGCTTCTCCGGCGCGATGATCGCAGCCGCGGTGGCGCTCGTCGTGGTCATGGTGCCTGTCATCCTGATCTTCGTCGGGCGGCCACCGGTGCATCTGCATGCGGTGACTTCAGCGGCGGCCGATGCGCCGTCGGCGATCCAGGTGCGTGCCCGGGCGCTGCGCGACATCCGTTTCCTCTCGGTGTCGATTGCCTTCGCGCTGGTGCTGTTCGCCCAGGTCGGCTTCATCGTGCATCTGATCGCCTATCTCGATCAGGTGATCGGCCGCGAGCGCGCCACGGTGGCGATGGCGCTGTTGACCGCGATGGCCGTGGTCGGCCGTGTGTCCTTCTCGTTCGTGATCGACCGCCTCAACCAGCGGCTGGCGTCGGCGCTGTCCTTTGTCAGCCAGGCGATCGCGCTCGCCGTCATCATCAATGTGCACAACGACATCGCGCAGATCGCCGCCTGCGCGCTGTTCGGCTTCTCGGTCGGCAATCTGATCACGTTGCCGGCGCTGATCGTGCAGCGCGAGTTCGATCCGCGCGCGTTCGGCGTGCTGGTCAGCCTGATCACCGCGATCAACCAGATCACCTACGCGTTCGGCCCCGGCGTGATCGGGCTGTTGCATGATCTCTCCGGCAGCTACACGCTGCCGTTCTATGGCTGTATTGGCCTGGAGCTGATCGCGGCGGCGGCGATCATGACCCGCGGAAGACCGTAG
- a CDS encoding helix-turn-helix domain-containing protein, translating into MRDIDIAEVAQLSGVRASTLRFYEEKGLIASHGRRGLRRLFDPAVLDRLALIALGRASGFSLDEIARMFAPDGRPRIDRKMLAAKADDLDHTIRRLNAMRDGLRHAAVCPAPSHMECPTFRRLLRVAAAGKIGEKKKERRPRKKS; encoded by the coding sequence ATGCGGGACATCGACATCGCGGAGGTGGCGCAATTGTCGGGCGTTCGCGCCTCGACCTTGCGCTTCTACGAGGAAAAAGGGCTGATCGCCTCGCATGGACGGCGCGGGCTGCGCCGGCTGTTCGATCCGGCCGTGCTCGACCGGCTGGCCCTGATCGCGCTCGGACGCGCCTCCGGCTTCTCGCTCGACGAGATCGCAAGAATGTTCGCACCCGACGGCAGGCCACGCATCGACCGGAAAATGCTGGCAGCCAAGGCCGACGACCTCGACCACACCATCCGCCGGCTCAACGCGATGCGCGACGGCCTGCGCCACGCCGCCGTCTGTCCCGCGCCGAGCCACATGGAATGTCCGACCTTCCGACGCCTGCTGCGGGTCGCAGCGGCCGGCAAGATCGGTGAGAAGAAGAAGGAGCGGCGGCCGCGGAAGAAATCGTAG
- a CDS encoding class I SAM-dependent methyltransferase: MSIASPAEDEQVKLWNSAAGRAWVETRDVLEAMFKPLEELLVRAVVDAAASHVLDIGCGTGATTFAVAHVLGPQGRCTGIDISEPMIAAARDRAEREGRPADFICADAQTHGFAPASFDIVISRLGVMFFADPVQAFANLRRAARPGAALRFIVWRAAAENPFMTTAERAAKPLLPDLPARRPDAPGQFGFADRNRVESILEDSGWSAIAIEPVDVALRFPASVLTRYVSWLGPVGTMLQEMEEPRRTQVIETVRDAFDRYIHGSEIRFTAACWMVTARAPVEAANG, from the coding sequence ATGAGTATCGCATCGCCGGCCGAGGACGAGCAGGTCAAACTCTGGAACAGCGCTGCCGGGCGCGCCTGGGTCGAGACCCGCGACGTGCTCGAAGCGATGTTCAAGCCGCTCGAAGAGCTGCTCGTGCGGGCGGTGGTCGATGCCGCGGCGAGCCATGTGCTCGATATCGGCTGCGGCACGGGCGCCACGACATTCGCCGTCGCACACGTGCTCGGCCCGCAGGGGCGTTGCACCGGCATCGACATCTCCGAACCGATGATCGCGGCGGCGCGTGACCGCGCGGAGCGGGAAGGGCGGCCGGCCGACTTCATCTGCGCCGACGCACAGACCCATGGCTTTGCGCCGGCGAGCTTCGACATCGTTATCTCGCGTCTCGGCGTGATGTTCTTTGCCGATCCGGTGCAGGCTTTCGCCAATCTCCGGCGGGCGGCCCGGCCGGGTGCCGCGCTGCGCTTCATCGTGTGGCGCGCCGCCGCCGAGAACCCGTTCATGACGACGGCGGAGCGGGCGGCAAAGCCGCTGCTGCCGGATCTTCCGGCGCGGCGTCCCGATGCGCCGGGGCAGTTCGGCTTCGCGGACCGGAACCGGGTCGAAAGCATCCTGGAAGACAGCGGCTGGAGCGCGATCGCGATCGAGCCAGTCGATGTCGCCTTGCGCTTTCCGGCATCGGTGCTGACCCGTTATGTGAGCTGGCTCGGCCCGGTCGGTACGATGCTGCAGGAGATGGAAGAGCCGCGCCGCACCCAGGTGATCGAAACCGTGCGCGACGCCTTCGACCGCTACATCCACGGCAGCGAAATTCGCTTCACCGCGGCCTGCTGGATGGTCACGGCGCGAGCGCCAGTGGAGGCTGCGAATGGTTGA
- a CDS encoding DUF2938 domain-containing protein gives MVDAMDFLARAVLIGTGATVVMDIWGMVRKRLLGIPSLDYALVGRWLDHLASGRLRHDRIAASPPVAGERVIGWAAHYLIGIGFAGVLLAIFGLDWARQPSIAPALIVGIGSVAAPFLVMQPAMGAGFAASRTPQPWAARLQSLLTHAVFGVGLYAAGWLVSLVNS, from the coding sequence ATGGTTGACGCCATGGATTTTCTGGCGCGCGCGGTGCTGATCGGGACCGGCGCGACGGTCGTGATGGACATCTGGGGGATGGTCCGCAAGCGCCTGCTCGGCATCCCGTCGCTGGACTATGCCCTGGTTGGCCGCTGGCTCGACCATCTCGCATCCGGCCGCCTGCGCCACGACCGCATCGCCGCGTCGCCGCCGGTCGCGGGCGAACGGGTGATCGGATGGGCGGCGCATTATCTGATCGGGATCGGCTTTGCCGGCGTGCTGCTTGCGATCTTCGGCCTCGATTGGGCGCGGCAGCCCAGCATCGCTCCGGCTCTGATCGTCGGGATCGGCAGCGTGGCCGCGCCGTTCCTGGTGATGCAGCCCGCGATGGGCGCGGGCTTTGCCGCGAGCCGGACGCCGCAGCCATGGGCGGCGCGGCTGCAGAGCCTCCTGACGCATGCGGTGTTCGGCGTTGGGCTCTACGCGGCCGGCTGGCTCGTCAGTTTGGTGAATTCGTAG
- a CDS encoding VOC family protein encodes MPENPPIIAGTRIGHVHLKVADLERALGFYCGVLGFELQQRMGADAAFISAGGYHHHIGLNTWESKGGHPPPSGTTGLFHTAILYPTRPALADALHRVLSAGIQLDGASDHGVSQALYLRDPDENGVELYWDRPEAEWPRSADGKLSMFTRRLDLEDLLKQRAA; translated from the coding sequence ATGCCGGAAAATCCCCCCATCATCGCGGGCACGCGGATCGGGCATGTCCACCTCAAGGTCGCCGATCTCGAGCGGGCGCTCGGCTTCTATTGCGGCGTGCTCGGCTTCGAGCTGCAGCAGCGCATGGGCGCGGACGCGGCCTTCATCTCGGCCGGCGGCTATCATCACCACATCGGCCTCAACACCTGGGAGAGCAAGGGCGGCCATCCGCCTCCATCAGGCACCACCGGCCTGTTCCACACCGCCATCCTTTATCCGACCCGCCCGGCACTCGCCGATGCGCTGCATCGCGTGCTGTCGGCCGGCATCCAGCTCGACGGCGCCAGCGACCACGGCGTCAGCCAGGCGCTGTATCTGCGCGATCCCGACGAGAACGGCGTCGAGCTCTACTGGGACCGACCAGAAGCCGAATGGCCGCGCAGCGCGGACGGCAAGCTTTCGATGTTCACGCGGCGGCTGGATCTCGAAGATCTCTTGAAGCAGCGGGCGGCGTAA
- a CDS encoding carboxymuconolactone decarboxylase family protein, with protein sequence MRLKLLSPSEMNPAQKETYDESISGKRGAPPAPMMAWLNSPEMARHATRLGEVLRFDTVFPPKLSEIAILVTARHWTAHYEWYAHKRLALKGGLDPKIIEDIRVRRTPTFDDPKARMIYDVAKALHEGHGLPKGLYDEAVEVLSLRGLVEVIGLCGYYTMVSMTLNTFDFQLPGGELSELC encoded by the coding sequence ATGCGGCTGAAGCTGCTTTCGCCTAGCGAAATGAACCCCGCCCAGAAAGAAACCTACGACGAGTCGATCTCCGGCAAGCGCGGCGCGCCACCGGCGCCGATGATGGCCTGGCTGAACAGCCCGGAGATGGCGCGGCATGCCACGCGGCTCGGCGAGGTGCTGCGCTTCGACACGGTCTTCCCGCCGAAGCTGTCGGAGATCGCGATCCTCGTCACCGCCCGGCACTGGACCGCGCATTACGAATGGTATGCCCACAAGCGCCTCGCGCTGAAGGGCGGCCTCGATCCGAAGATCATCGAGGACATTCGCGTGCGCCGGACGCCGACTTTCGACGATCCCAAGGCCAGGATGATCTACGACGTCGCCAAGGCGCTGCACGAAGGTCACGGCCTGCCGAAGGGACTGTATGACGAGGCGGTCGAGGTGCTGAGCCTGCGCGGACTGGTCGAGGTGATCGGCCTCTGCGGCTACTACACCATGGTGTCGATGACGCTGAACACATTCGATTTCCAGCTGCCGGGCGGCGAGCTGTCGGAACTCTGCTAA
- a CDS encoding acyl-CoA dehydrogenase family protein — MADLEKFRAETRAWLEQNCPAEMRKPMTSDGDTFWGGRNAKFSSDAQRVWFERMRDKGWTVPHWPKQYGGGGLDGEEAKIVRQEMAAIGARQPLTSFGISMLGPALLQYGTEEQKKEHLPKITAGLIRWCQGYSEPNAGSDLASLQTRAVGDGDDYIINGQKIWTSYANYADWIFCLVRTDPAAKKHDGISFILFDMTSKGVSTKPILLISGYSPFCETFFDNVRVPKSHVVGTVNRGWDVAKYLLQHERAMISGMGERGVGRPLGQIAADSVGADAQGRLDDAQLRSQIANFEVDEAALAAAAERAVDLAKAGQSHPAFSSAMKYYGTELNKRRYEILMSAGGIDALEWESDRSRGGARPRAWLRTKANSIEGGTSEVMLGIVAKRILDLPGA; from the coding sequence ATGGCTGACCTCGAGAAATTCCGCGCCGAGACCCGCGCCTGGCTGGAGCAGAACTGCCCGGCCGAGATGCGTAAACCGATGACCTCCGATGGCGACACCTTCTGGGGTGGCCGCAACGCGAAATTCTCGTCGGACGCGCAGCGGGTCTGGTTCGAGCGGATGCGCGACAAGGGTTGGACCGTGCCGCATTGGCCGAAGCAATATGGCGGCGGCGGCCTCGACGGCGAGGAAGCCAAGATCGTGCGCCAGGAGATGGCGGCGATCGGCGCGCGCCAGCCGCTGACCTCGTTCGGCATCTCGATGCTCGGACCGGCGCTGCTGCAATACGGCACCGAGGAGCAGAAGAAGGAGCATCTGCCGAAGATCACCGCGGGCCTGATCCGCTGGTGCCAGGGCTATTCCGAGCCGAACGCCGGCTCCGACCTCGCCTCGCTGCAGACCCGGGCGGTCGGCGACGGCGACGACTACATCATCAACGGCCAGAAGATCTGGACCTCCTACGCCAACTATGCCGACTGGATCTTCTGCCTGGTGCGCACCGATCCCGCGGCCAAGAAGCACGACGGCATCAGTTTCATTCTCTTCGACATGACGTCGAAGGGGGTGTCCACAAAACCGATCCTGCTGATCTCCGGCTATTCGCCGTTCTGCGAAACCTTCTTCGACAATGTCCGGGTGCCGAAATCGCATGTCGTGGGCACCGTCAATCGCGGCTGGGACGTCGCGAAATATCTGCTGCAGCACGAGCGCGCGATGATCTCGGGCATGGGCGAGCGCGGCGTCGGCCGTCCGCTCGGCCAGATCGCCGCCGACTCGGTCGGCGCGGACGCGCAAGGGCGGCTCGACGACGCCCAGCTGCGCAGCCAGATCGCGAACTTCGAGGTCGACGAGGCCGCGCTCGCTGCTGCGGCGGAGCGCGCGGTCGATCTCGCCAAGGCGGGGCAGTCGCATCCGGCGTTCTCCTCGGCGATGAAATATTACGGCACCGAGCTCAACAAGCGGCGCTACGAGATCCTGATGTCGGCGGGCGGCATTGACGCGCTGGAATGGGAGAGCGACCGCTCCAGGGGCGGCGCCCGTCCGCGCGCCTGGCTGCGCACCAAGGCCAACTCGATCGAGGGCGGCACCTCGGAGGTGATGCTCGGCATCGTCGCCAAGCGCATCCTCGACCTGCCGGGCGCATGA
- a CDS encoding acyl-CoA dehydrogenase yields MALVLTEEQSMLRDSARGLISDKAPVAHLRSLRDSKDSTGFSRELWKTFAEMGFSGLLVPDQFGGSGLGCVEAGIVMEEIGRTLMPSPFLATSVLAASALSRGGSEAQKAQHLPGIADGSLLAALAIDEGAKHRPLQTKLQATRSGNGFKLSGDKAFVVDGHTADLLIVAARTAGSAGDRNGLTLFLVDPKAKGLAVERTAMVDSHNAARIVFDNVEVNADSVLGEVDQGGGLLEGVLNISRGAVASEMVGLSDEVFGRTVTYLKERKQFGKAIGEFQALQHRAAELYIDIEITRAAVLKALQALDADPGKAATAVAVAKARAGTTATRAVQEGVQMHGGMGMTDQFDIGFFMKRARVCQELFGDSNFHTDQLASGKGY; encoded by the coding sequence ATGGCCCTCGTCCTCACCGAAGAACAATCCATGCTGCGCGACAGTGCGCGCGGTCTCATCAGCGACAAGGCGCCGGTCGCGCATCTGCGCTCCTTGCGCGACAGCAAGGACTCTACCGGCTTCTCGCGCGAGCTCTGGAAGACCTTCGCCGAGATGGGCTTCTCCGGCCTGTTGGTGCCGGACCAGTTTGGCGGCAGCGGGCTCGGCTGCGTCGAGGCCGGCATTGTGATGGAGGAGATCGGCCGCACCCTGATGCCCTCGCCATTCCTCGCGACCTCGGTGCTTGCCGCCTCGGCGCTGTCGCGCGGCGGCAGCGAGGCGCAGAAGGCGCAGCATCTGCCTGGCATCGCCGACGGCTCGCTGCTCGCGGCGCTCGCGATCGACGAGGGCGCGAAGCATCGCCCGCTACAGACGAAACTGCAGGCCACGCGGTCCGGCAACGGCTTCAAGCTGTCCGGCGACAAGGCCTTCGTGGTCGACGGCCACACCGCTGATCTTTTGATCGTCGCGGCGCGCACGGCCGGCAGCGCCGGCGACAGGAACGGGTTGACGCTGTTCCTGGTCGATCCGAAGGCGAAGGGGCTCGCGGTCGAGCGGACGGCGATGGTCGATTCGCACAACGCGGCGCGCATCGTGTTCGACAATGTCGAGGTCAATGCCGACAGCGTGCTCGGCGAGGTCGATCAGGGGGGCGGGCTGCTCGAAGGTGTGCTCAATATCAGCCGCGGCGCGGTCGCGTCCGAAATGGTCGGTCTCTCCGACGAGGTGTTCGGCCGCACCGTGACCTATCTGAAGGAGCGCAAGCAGTTCGGCAAGGCGATCGGCGAATTCCAGGCGCTGCAGCACCGTGCCGCCGAGCTCTACATCGATATCGAGATCACCCGCGCCGCCGTGTTGAAGGCGTTGCAGGCGCTCGATGCCGATCCGGGCAAGGCCGCCACTGCGGTCGCGGTCGCCAAGGCGCGCGCCGGCACCACCGCGACGCGCGCCGTCCAGGAAGGCGTGCAGATGCATGGCGGCATGGGCATGACCGACCAGTTCGACATCGGCTTCTTCATGAAGCGCGCCCGCGTCTGCCAGGAGCTGTTCGGCGACAGCAATTTTCACACCGACCAACTGGCGAGCGGCAAGGGGTACTGA